The Mus caroli chromosome 9, CAROLI_EIJ_v1.1, whole genome shotgun sequence DNA window AAGGGCTGAGATTATACCAtgaggtatgtaccaccatggtTGGTTACACTTGATATCTTAAACAGCATGTGCAAAACACATTACTTTAGGAAAAGTTTctggttggggatttagctcagtggtagagcacttgcatAGCAAGtggaaggccctgggtttggtcctcagctctgaaaaaaaagggaaaagtttCTTATGGGATAAATTATAGCAGTAGAATTTCTGAAacaaggttttaaaattttttgatatattcttgAATATTTCATGATAAACTTAGCCAAGGCTGAATGGTCATCTATCTACATTTTGAAATCTAAATTTTAATTGCATCTCACTTGAACTAAGCATCTTCaaaaatgtgtgtctgtgaagatgtgagcctcctgatgtggttgctggaactgaacttgggtcccctggaagaacagcaagtgcttttaacaacAAACCATCTCTCTACAGCCCTTCAGtgactttttttaaattgtgtgtgtgatgcatgtctgattgtgtgtgtgatgtgtgtgtgagtgtggggcatgcatgtgccacagcacatgtatgGCAGTCAAAGGACCACTTTAGGACTACTTTCCAATGTAGGTTAAGAGACTGAATTCAGGTAGCCAGGCTTAATTTTAAGATGCAAGTGCTGAGGAAAGTTGACCTGAAGAATccttccatgtttttctttccccattaTTAAAATGGCACTCTCATCCCTTCCCAAACTGGTCATACACTATACATTCCCCATCTTGgtagtgtttttatttatcaCAAACAAAGGGTCATTGCTCTTTGGCCTTCCCTTACCTGATCTGCCTCTTGTGGAGATCTCACATGTCAGTCGCTTGAAATATTCTGGAAGATCAGCATAGTCATTTCCATAGGAGATGACCTTTATCCCCTTGTCCAACATGTTTTCTCGAAGCTTCTTGAATTCATCTACGTCTCCTCTCTGAACCAACATGAAATGTTCTAGGTCAGATTTATGCTTGACAGCCTCTAGGAACAGGGCCTGGAAAGTGGTGTCGTCCACTGTCCAGCCACAACccaagaaaagaaatgacttgTTTTCATAGAGTTTCTGAATCTCTCTCttcaagaaaaagagaacaaCATGTTAATGACTCAGAAGACAGACACATGATATGGCTTAAGCAAAAGTCAACAGTTTGTCATTTAGCATACTGCAGAAACCCACCGATCAAGATTTAAGAGGGAAATCATTACAAGGTTTTATTTCCTAGTTATGACAATATGATGTCTGGTCTAAGATTGTACTTTTTAGCTGATATTCTTCTGATATGTATGGTGTACGTATATAAGTGTCCATACCATAACATAGAATGCATGTGGAAATCAAAGGACAACTATAAAGTCAttcctctccttcccaccttTACATGGATTCCAGGGACAGACTGCAAGGCTTGCACAagtgcttacccactgagccatctgtctggtCCTTCTGTAGGTCTTCTAAACAGTTTCACCCCTTTGGCACTGGTATTTCAGGTTTAATTTTTTGTAAGATTTATGTTCTTGGGTAATTCGTCTTTGATGTATCTTACCTCTTTTCCACTTCCTGAACAAAATTTgctaattttaaatcttttttttgagtatgtatgtgtatatacatgttacATATGTGGAGGCGAGAATTTgatgttggaattttttttttttctattgctctccactttatatACGGAGGCAGATCTCTTACTTGGACCCTGACTTGTAGATTCATCTAGCCTGACTAGACAGCTGATCTGGAGGATCTCCTCccgcctccaccttccaagtgttgggattacactGTCCTTGGTATTCATATCACTGCTAGGGCTACAACTATCTCCTCAACATTGTGTGGCAAGTGCTgcacccactgagcaatcttgccagTCCTCGAACTTGTTCTTGATTGGCCTTAAAACAGAACCACTGAGCATCAGGAAAACAATTCTGTCATTAGCTATGGTTAAAGGAATTCTGATGACTAAAGTACCACTGTGCATACATTTGTATCTGTGCAtagagtgtacacacacacacatgcgcgcacgtGCGCTGAAACATAAATGATTTTCCTCAGTATCAATGATGATCATAGTTAAAAAAGGATAAAGCCCTTATATTTCAGAAAGCATCACACTTCCTGGTCTTTCTCTGGCCCTGGCTTGTAAATACTCCATGTGACCCTGTCCTGAAAACCTCTAGCACCGAGCTGGAACAAAGAAGTGTTTCTGGTTtaaacatgtacatgtatgtgaacaAGTCCAAAACTTGAAACCCAAAGATCAGCAAACCCAAAGAAGAAAATCTCCATTTTGTCATCCTAATcaaattgttttccaaattttCCAAGTATACTCAGGTGTGAGTAGGTAAAGGGTCTTTTTTATAATCTatgatttaacattttaaaaaagctgCCTAAATTATTTTGGGCATAGACTTATTAAGAAGCCCAATGATGAAGGAGACTAATGCATTCTTGATATGTGAAGGTAATGACAAAGAGGGAGTGCCATCTGCTGCTGGTTTACTAAGTACAGATAAGTAAATACCAATCCTATGATCTGACACCTAAAGGTTCTTCATTCCCCAGGATGGTATGAACATCCAAGAGACCAGGAAGTAAGGTCTGACTCTCTAGttgttttgaaaagtaaatatcCTGTTAATACCTAGAATTGACTTTAAAATGTCTTCAGGAGCAACTTCCAGAGCCAAGCCCAGTACTACTTACCATAACTTCAGTGTTCCTGAGCACATTCTGATATCCAGCTGGGTGGAGGACAATGCCACTAGGATTGGTGTAGACCCCATGGATGTGTAGCACACTTAGCTTCCGCTTCTCCTGAGCCCACTCCAGGACCTGCACAATTCATACACAGCTTGACCAGGGTGGCAATTGCTTCAAAGTCACAGTGTGTAAGAGGCTGCCTGAGGactggaattttttatttttaaagatctatttattattatatgtaagtacactgtagctgtcttcagacattccagaagagggcgtcagatctcatttcggatggttgtgagccaccatgtggttgctggtatttgaactcaggactttcggaagagcagtcagtgatcttaaccgctgggccatctcaccagccctagactTTTGACATAACTTCAGCCATGGGATAAGAATTTGAAAACCTGGTGTGTCCAATTTCTATGTTATGACTGTCAGGAATGATGGCAGCAAATCTAGTGACTTCTCTTTGAAAGTTATTATCAGAAACTAGAATCTTACATTATTTGAAGAACGATAGTTTCCACTGGTAATGGTCCAAGCCCTGGTAcaaccctcctccctcttcctttttctcttctccaacCCCCAGAGGATCTTTCTATCgaagtcccagctgtcctggaactcttatgtagaccaggctggtctcaaatgcagagatccacctgcctctgcctcctgagtgctgggattaaaactgtgtACCACTATGCACAGCTGTTTACATTCTGTTTTTGCTCATTAtttaatccaggctggccttcaactttaAATCTTCTCACCTGAGATTACAGCAAtgcaccaccacaactggctCAATCCCCAATCTgtagttgtactggctggttttgtgtgtcaacttgataaaagctggagttatcacagagaaaggagccttcaagttggggaagtgcctccatgagagatccagctgtggggcattttctcaattagtgatcaaggagggagggccatccctgggctggtagccttggttctataagagagcaagctgagcaagccagtaagtaacatctctccatggcctctgcatcagctcttgcttcctgacctgcttgagttccagtcctgactttctttggtgatgaacagcagtgtggaagtgtaagctgaataaagtctttcttccccaacttgcttcttggtcatgatgttttgtgcaggaataaaaaccctaagacaaattggtaccagtaTAGCgaggtattcctgtgacaacctgaccatgtttggggGAGGACTATGGAAGGACTTTAGAACTTTGAGCTACAAGAGTCATTaggatgttaagagctctgtgggatgttctgtaggagcttggaagataatattgaaaacagtgcagaagatggaggcctggcttgtgcaatttcagagggaagattaaagactcctGGCTATtatttgattgtgaagattctgtggttttggttagctgaggctgaaaaatcagctatgattaacaagataccagaaatactaaagtgaaacctttgcattactgggactattgatgctggttagctggagctaagaaattaggggtggaaaccctgtctccaccaaaaacaaacaaacaaacaaacaaaaacaaaacaaaaaacaaaaaaccaacaacccaaaaaaccaaaaaaaaagaaaaaaaaattagtggtgattaagaagagacctgaatcattgaggtgaaatcttctaggaaatattttctgagagcacagaggctgtgttcaaGAGATAGCCAAGGTCGTACCTCGTGCTACatcaggacttggtaatgtgtaagagtcacccaggtggtactggttttgaaggcattaaagcagtcatgaagagcagctgaggcttggcactgtgagaggccagggaaggccattggtgaaggtgcagcctcagttgcaatggCTGGCCCAGGACTAacggggtcatgcaaaggagttgaggcttggcaccatgatgAGAGccattggtgaagcctagttgcagcggaagacagcagtgtttaaGATGCcagccagtaccatgagatgaccaccaagaacaacagcagcagtggagtacaggcagctggagcctagaagacaaagTGTGTGCTACAAAAGGGCAGATCTGGAGAAGCCCTTCGAGGAGCACAGAAGATTGACTGTGGTTCCCAGACATTAGAGTTTGATTTTCCTTTCAattgtgactatgccctgatatttttccctcttgaagaaagtattttagtggagcctacagttaagagactttgaatttataaagactttgagttttaaaagatactggatattttaaagggactgaaactttaatatgtaagaatttgtaaagactgtagatttttaaagttatttagatcttggggatgaataaaaaggtaagggttgaggcttactagtgatgtatttgtgtgtcaagttgacaagggctcaattgtactggctggttttgtgtgtcaacttgacacaagttggattatcacagagaaagacgCCTCCCTGAggcaatgcctccatgagatccagctgtaaggcattttctcagtgatcaagaATGGGAGGATTTCTCTGTTCTTAgtctcactggcttggaactcccaAAGATTGCTTAGATAACTGACTTGCAAGCCCAGGAACCTTGTGCTTGTAAGGCACACAACTTTACCAACtatcttagggtttcactgctgtgaacagacaccatgaccaaggcaactcttagaagatttaattggggctggcttacaggttcagagattcagtcagTTATTATTGAGGTAGGAACATGGCAATGTCCAGgtaggcatagtgcaggaggatttgagagttcatcttttgccaggagaaaactggctctccTGTGGTTAGGAAGAGGATctattgcccacccccacagtgtcacacttcctccaacaaggccatacttcataatagtgccactccctgtgtcAAGCATATACTAACTGAACCACTGCTCTAGTCTTTTAATTAACTAATCCCACCCTATGATCAGAAAAAACTGTCAATATTCATAACTAaaaatctttgtattttattgtatacCGATTTTACCTCAAAACACAACTAACCCCAAAAGTACAAGCAGGGAAGAGCAGTTTCTTTCTTACTATTCTAACTAGAAATATCTGCCATAGGCTTATGGTTTAAATGTGGCCCTCAACTCATGATGCACTTTTGTGGGGTGGGGCCTTGCCAGTAAAAATAGACCACTAGGGGAGAGATTTATGATGTTATAACCTGGTCTTGATTATGGTCTACTTTGTAGCTCCCATCACAAAAGGGAGCCTCTTCACTGTGCTTTTACTGTCAGGCCCAAAATTCCATGAAATAGCTCAAATAAGCCTTTCCTCCTTTAGGTTgtttctgttgggtattttggtcaTAGCAATGTGAAGAGTAACTAAAAGCACCCCTGCTACATAAATACTAACATAACGACCAGGAGGCAGCTTTTCTGAGGAAGATGCAGTCCACTACCCTGAAGTTACTGATTAACATTTTACCTTTTTCTCATCAGTAAGGTCAAGGGATTCAAGCTGTTTTCCCTGGTCAGCTGCATAGAGTTCTAGGAGATTATCAAAATTTGTAGTTAATACTAGGGCTCCATTTTCCATCAGATGGAGAACAGACTGAAGGAGCTGTTTTCCAGAATCTTCCATCTTTGATTCCAGGTCATCAAATACTTCATATAAACAGTCTTTGAAAAATGTGGATCGAACATTACTGGTACGCTGTAGGTGTGGAAGAtttgaaagacaaacaaacccaATTCAAATTGCTTTGTTAACTTGTTTCGGTTGCAGAATTACACATTTTGAATACTTTATACTTAAAACATCATCACTCTCACTGTAATAAAGTAGGATGGCACATGCCAAATGCAATGCTTA harbors:
- the Fam118b gene encoding protein FAM118B isoform X3 → MASTGSQASDKNKIFGFFNDGEPPTKKPRKLLPSLKTKKPRELVLVIGTGISAAVAPQVPALKSWKGLIQALLDAAIDFDLLEDEESKKFQKCLHEDKNLVHVAHDLIQKLSPVLEWAQEKRKLSVLHIHGVYTNPSGIVLHPAGYQNVLRNTEVMREIQKLYENKSFLFLGCGWTVDDTTFQALFLEAVKHKSDLEHFMLVQRGDVDEFKKLRENMLDKGIKVISYGNDYADLPEYFKRLTCEISTRGRSAGMAREGQLNGSSAAHGEIRGCST
- the Fam118b gene encoding protein FAM118B isoform X2; this encodes MASTGSQASDKNKIFGFFNDGEPPTKKPRKLLPSLKTKKPRELVLVIGTGISAAVAPQVPALKSWKGLIQALLDAAIDFDLLEDEESKKFQKCLHEDKNLVHVAHDLIQKLSPRTSNVRSTFFKDCLYEVFDDLESKMEDSGKQLLQSVLHLMENGALVLTTNFDNLLELYAADQGKQLESLDLTDEKKVLEWAQEKRKLSVLHIHGVYTNPSGIVLHPAGYQNVLRNTEVMREIQKLYENKSFLFLGCGWTVDDTTFQALFLEAVKHKSDLEHFMLVQRGDVDEFKKLRENMLDKGIKVISYGNDYADLPEYFKRLTCEISTRGRSGMAREGQLNGSSAAHGEIRGCST
- the Fam118b gene encoding protein FAM118B isoform X1 encodes the protein MASTGSQASDKNKIFGFFNDGEPPTKKPRKLLPSLKTKKPRELVLVIGTGISAAVAPQVPALKSWKGLIQALLDAAIDFDLLEDEESKKFQKCLHEDKNLVHVAHDLIQKLSPRTSNVRSTFFKDCLYEVFDDLESKMEDSGKQLLQSVLHLMENGALVLTTNFDNLLELYAADQGKQLESLDLTDEKKVLEWAQEKRKLSVLHIHGVYTNPSGIVLHPAGYQNVLRNTEVMREIQKLYENKSFLFLGCGWTVDDTTFQALFLEAVKHKSDLEHFMLVQRGDVDEFKKLRENMLDKGIKVISYGNDYADLPEYFKRLTCEISTRGRSAGMAREGQLNGSSAAHGEIRGCST